In Aerococcaceae bacterium zg-252, the genomic window GAAGTTGTGATTGGTACGGTAGAGCGTGTTGGTTATGAAAGTGATTACTATCGTGCTCAAGATTCACAGGATCCTACACGTTTTGATTTGTCCGCATCTTCAGACTATATGACAAAGAAAATTAAATATAAAGTTACCTTCAATGAAAATGTAGAAGGACTTAAGGACGTAAAAGCGGAAATTAATCGTAATGCCAATATCCAAACTGTAGCTGTTTCAAAACCACATACAGCTAAATTCAAAGTTTTAGTGAATGATGATGTTGTCGTAGAGAAAGAATATACTCAAAATCCTTTTAATAATGGTGTGCAGACTAATGGTGGTACAAGTTATGCTCAAAAAGGACCTGGAGATAGCAAGCCTTATCTTCGCTTTAATACCATGCTGTATGATTTTCGACCACTTGGAGAGCCAGAAGACATCGCTTTTTCAAAAGAGGTTGAAAATGATGCGATTCTAACCTTTAATGGTGAAGTTGGTGGGCTACCAAATGGATTTGTAGCTAAAATCAAAGCTAAGGATACCAATCCAAATCCATATATTTGGGGTGATAATTTAATGCTAGGGACTCGCCTTCCAGTGTATTATGTGCCGTATGATAAGGATGGTAAACCACAAGCAAATTCAACGGATGAAAGTGTCTATGTAACTCCAAAAGACACGTATATGATCATCGAGAAGATCAGTGAGGACAAGAAAGAAGCAACGATTCGTTTCTTTGGAGATTATTCTAAACCTGGTTTTTTCATCAATGGTACTATGCATCCAGATAAAGAAGAAGCAGGGAAAACATCCAAGTTTGGTGTGAAATTGCTTAACAAGGAGTGGAGTACAGCAAATCCAGGGAATAGTGCAGACCTTCATCACAGAAAACAAATTGATGATCCTGACAATCCTGGTAAATCGATAACTGTGGATGATCCGGATAAACCAGGAGATGCACCAGGGTTCCATTTGTTGACGTTTTTTGATCATAATGGGAATCCAATAAATGCTCGTGCTAACCAAACAGGTGGGAACTATCGTTACGCAGATTCTGCTCGCTTTACAGCGTTACCAGTAACGGCAAGTAACCCTGAAATTATCAACAAAGGTACAGTTATCGTAAACTATGTTGATACAGACGGAAATAAAATTGAAGAACCAGTGACAGTTGTCGCAGATCGACCTGTTGAAACAAATGGTGTGAAAGCAATGTATGATACATTGGGTAACATTTCACCAGAAATCAAACATAACGGTGTAACCTACAAACCAGCTCCAGTTAATCCAGAAACACCTTATGCAGTGGGGACTTTAGGTGAAAAAGGGAACTTGGTTACAAGTAACAAAGAGGGTGTTATCGCTGCTAATGATCCAAAAGGTATTGCACCGTCTGGTGATTTGATGCAAGGTACCCACCATGTCACATATGTTTACAAAGCTGTAAAAGGTAATGTTGATGTTTACTTTGTAGATGAAAAAGGGAATACCCTTTCTCCAAAAGAAAATGATACGACTGATGGCAATATTGATGCTGCCTACGATACAGATGATAACCATCATAAACCAGAAATTACTGTTAATGGCAAAGTCTACGCCTTTAAAGAACTGTCTAAGACAAACATTGTTGATGGTAAGAAAATCGAAACAGATGAACTGAACCATATCGGTGGAACTACTGGAAATATAAAAGAAGGTACGACACACGTCATTAAAGTGTACGCATTGAAACCAGGTTCTGTCTTTGTAAACTATGAGGATAAGACAACAGGTCAACCAATTGCAAAAAAAGTTACCGATACTGATAATAAACCAGATGGAACAGAATATGACACTTACGACCGAAAACCTGAAAAATTAGAGGGTACAGACGGCTCAACTTACTATCTTGCACAAAGCAAGCCAAAAGACGGTTCAGCACCTGAAAGTGGCGAAGTAACGGCAGGTGTCAATAAAGAAGTAACTTATTTGTATGAAAAAGCTGGTAACGTCAAAGTCCATTACGTAAATACTCAAGGAGAAGAAATTCAAGCTCCAGTAGATGATGTTGTAAATGGCAAACCAGGTTCAGATTATGAAACAGCTGACCGTAAAGATCAAACGATCACAAAAGGTGATGTAACTTATGTCTTTAAGCAAATTCAAACAGGTCAACCAGGAAATGCATCTGAAAAAGGACAAATCAAGGCTGGTGAAACACTTCATGTAACCTATGTCTATGATGTTCCAGAAAAACCAGTTGAAAAAACAGGTTCTGTCTTTGTTAAATTCGAAGATAAAATGGGTAATCCTATCAAAGACAAAGATTTGCAACCAAATGATGAAAACTTCGTGATAGATACTGATAAAAAACCAGTTGGTGAACATTACGAAACATTTGATAACAAGCCTGAAAAGATCACCACAAAAGACGATAAAGTTTATTATCTTGCTCAAACAGAACCAAAAGAGAACTCAGCACCAGAAAAAGGTGAAGTGACTGAGAACGATCAAACTGTTACTTACGTCTATGAGCAAGCAGGTAGTGTTGTCGTTCGTTATGTAAATGAACAAGGACAACTTCTAAAAGATAAAGATGTTGAAGATGAAACCAATGTCAAACCAGGTACACAATACAATACTTCCGAACAAAAGGACCCAACGATTACAAAAGATAATGTTGAATATGTCTTTAAGGAAATTCAAACAGGTCAGCCTGGAAATGAACCTGAAAATGGGGTTGTACAAGCTGGTAAGACACTCGTTGTAACTTATGTGTATGCTGTGAAACCAGCACCAGAGGCTCCAAAAGATCCTCAACACGCAACGATCACTTACTACGATGTAACAGACAAGAAAGACCCAACTAAGATTAACGAAGACGATAAAGAGCAGTTAGGTGATGTTGATAAAACGAATGGTGTTGAGGGTGAGAACTCTCCTTACACAACAGTGAAACGACTTGAAGATTATCTCAATAAAGGATATGAGCTTGTAAATGACGGCGTACCAAGTCCAATCACATTCGATGGAAAAGCAGATACTTCTGAAGATGACCCAAGTCAAAAATTTGAAGTCACTTTAAAACATAAAACAACACCGATTACACCAGATACGCCACAACCAAAACCAGGAACACCGATTAATCCGAATAATCCAGATGGACCAAAATGGCCTGATTTAGCGAATGAACTTGAGCGTACAGCAACACGTACAATTCGCTACCGTTATGAAAATACACCTGATGATGACACGATGAAAGTCTTCCCAGATGTAGTACAAACGGTTAAATTCAGACGTACAGCAACTGTTGATCATGTGACTGGTAAAGTGACTTATTCTGATTGGAAAGCGATTGTTGATGAAGCACCAGCTGTTATCTCTGGCTCAAAAGAGGGACACACGCACTATAACCAAGCGGATGATACAAAAGTTCAAAAAGATGTATTAGCTCAAACAGCGATGATATCTAAAGATGGTGTGATTTCTGGTCTTGAAGATCAAAAAATCTTGTATGCTCCGGTTACACCAGAAGTGCCGGTACCAATCAAACAACACGCAACAATCACTTACAAAGATGTAACAGATCCAGCAAACCCAACTCAACTTGGTGATGTGGATAAGGAAAGTGGTGTCGCTGGAGATAAATCAGACTACACAACGAATCCAGAGAAAAAACAAAAGAGGGTTCAAGATTATCTTGATAAAGGCTATGAAGTAGTTGATGATAATGTTCCAACACCAATTATCTTTGACAATGAAGTAGATAATTCAGATGAGGATCCTACTCAGAAATACGAAGTAACCTTGAAACATGCGATTGAACCAGTTGATCCAGATAGTCCAAAAGATCCAAATCAACCAATCAATCCAAATAATCCAGAAGGACCAAAATGGCCAGTCATTGACAAGGCAAATGTAGAGAAAACAGCAACTCGTACAATTCGTTACCGTTATAAAGATAAGCCAGGTATAAATGAAGAAGCGGTCTTTGATGATATTGTTCAAACAGTGAAATTCAAACGCACTGCCAATGTCGATAAAGTAACTGGTGAAATCGTAGGCTACGGTGAATGGGTACCAGTTGATCCAACTGCACCAGCAGTGAAATCAAAAGATAAAGTGGGCTATACATTTGATAAAGATGCACCAGCAGAAACAGCAATGATTTCTACAGACGGTGTAATCTCAGGTATCAGCGATCAATTAGTTCTTTATGCACCAGTGACAGCACCTGAGGCAGATAAGCAATACGCAACGATTACTTACTACGATGTAACAGATCCAGAAAACCCAGTTCAAATTGAAGGTGTGGATAAGACAGAAGGCCAAGCAGGTGATACGTCTGATTATACAACTGAAACACGCATTAAGATGTATACTGATAAAGGTTGGGAATTAGTTTCTGACGGTGTACCAAAACCAATCGTGTTGGATAATAAACCAGATGCATCTCAAGAAAAACCGTCACAACAATTCATAGTAACGTTGAAACATAAAGTGACACCTGTAACGCCAGATACGCCGGATACACCGGAAAATCCGAGACCAAAACCAGGTGACCCTGTAAATCCAGAAGATCCACGTACACCGGTTTGGCCAAATGAAGTAGGTGATCTTGTTCGTGAGGCTACTCGTACAATCCGTTACCGTTATGAAGGTAAAGAAGGTAATGATGATGAGGCAGTCTTCAAAGATGATGTTCAAAAAGTTCGCTTTACTCGTACAGTGACAATGGATCATGTGACAGGTACATACACCGTTTCTCCTTGGAAAGCTGAAGTCGCAGAAGCTCCAGCTGTTGTATCACCAGAAAAAGCTGGATATTCACACTATTACAAGGCTAATCCGAATGAAAAAGATGCACCAAAAGAAACAGCAATGATTTCTGAAACAGGTGAGATTACAGGTCTTCACGATCAATTGATTGTATATGTACGAGGACAATATGTACCGTACATTCCACAAGATCCTGCAAATCCTACCGATCCAGAAGATCCACATAATCCAACAATTCCAGGAGAACCGGGAGAAGAACTTGAGAAAGTACCGTATGACGAAACACCAGAAGATCCAAAAGATGATCCACGTTTACCAGATGTACCGGGATACATTCCAGTAGATCCAATGGATCCTACAAATCCATTACCAAAAGATCCGGGAGGATATATTCCACCAACACCAACAAATCCGAAAGAAACACCAGTGCCATATCTTCCAGCAGGAACAGTTGTGGTACGCTATGAGGATACTGAGGGTAACACAATCAAGGATCAAATAACGGATACTGAGAAATCACTTGTTGGAACACCATATGATACAACTGATGATATGAATCCTAAAGGTGAATTAACAAAACCAACTGAAATCACATTCAATGGTGATAAGTATGTTCTTGTTCCGTCTAAGACACGTGGTGAAGAAACAGGTAAGGTTGTTAAAGGTGAAACAGTTGTTACTTACGTTTACCAAAAAGTAGGTAGCTGGATTCCATTAATTCCAGGTGTACCAGGTAAAGATCGTCCAGAAATTCCGTATCCATTCGATCCAGAACATCCAGATTCTCCGATCGATCCGAAGAAACCAAACGATCCAGATAAACCAAATACACCACCAGTGATTCCGTATGTACCAGGATTTGAACCGAAAGATCCAACGGATCCAAGTGGTAATACACCACTCATACCAGTTGATCCTGAAGATCCAAAACAAGGTTATGTACCACCAGTACCAAATGAACCAGGTGAAGATACATTTATTCCTTACGTTCCAGTAGGTGCAAAAGTTGGTTCAGTAATTGTCCACTATGTTAATACAAACGGTGAAACAATTGCCAAAGATCGTATTGATACACCAATTTCACCAGTGGGAACTGACTATGATACGACGGATTCTATGAACCCTGAAAATGAATCCACAAAACCAGAACGCATTGAGTTGGAAGACGGTACAGTTTATGTATTAGTTAAGACTATGGGTGCTGAAACAGGTAAAGTAGTTGAGGGTACAACAGAAGTTACTTATGTTTACCAAAAAGTAGGTAGCTGGATTCCAGAAATCCCAGGTGTACCAAGTAAAGATCGTCCGAAATTACCATATCCGTTTGATCCAGAGAATCCAGATTCTCCAGTTGATCCAACGAAACCGAACGATCCAAATCAACCGAATACACCACCGGTGATTCCGTATGTACCAGGATATATTCCAAATGATCCAGAGGGTAATCCATTGAAACCAGTGGATCCAGAAGATCCAAAACAAGGCTATGTGCCACCAGTGCCAAATAAACCAGGTGAAGACACACATATTCCTTACGTTCCGGAAAATCCAGCAACACCTGAGAAACCAGATCCGATGAAACCAGGAAATTATGTTCCGTATGTACCAAAAGATCCTGAGAATCCAAATCCGAAAGATCCAGATCCGAACTATGATTTACCAAAAGTACCATATGATGAAACACCGGAAAATCCAAAAGATAATCCACCGTTACCATATGTACCAGGTCATACACCAAAAGATCCAGACGGTAATCCATTGAAACCGAAAGATCCGAATGATCCAACGCAAGGATATATTCCACCAACGATCACGAATCCGGAAGATCCGTCTGAGGATACACCAGTACCTTATGTGCCAAACGGAAGTTATGTACCACATATTGAAGATCCAGATCCAAACAGACCAAAAGATCCAGATAAAGTACCGTATGATGAAACACCGGAAGATCCACAAGATAATCCGCCATTACCATATGTACCAGGATATACACCAAAAGATCCAGACGGCAATCCATTGAAACCGAAAGATCCGAATGATCCAACGCAAGGATATATTCCACCAACGATCACGAATCCGGAAGATCCGTCTGAGGATACACCAGTACCTTATGTGCCAAACGGAAGTTATGTACCACATATTGAAGATCCGGATCCAAACAGACCAAAAGATCCAAATAAAGTACCGTATGATGAAACACCGGAAGATCCACAAGATAATCCGCCATTACCATATGTACCAGGATATGAACCAAAAGATCCAAATGATCCAACTGGTAATACACCACTTAAACCAGTAGATCCAAATGATCCAACAAAAGGTTACATTCCACCAACAATTACTGAGCCAAATGATCCAACGAAAGATACACTAGTACCTTACAAACCGGTCGGAACAGTTATTGTTCGATACAAAGATACAGACGGTAATGAAATTGCTGAACCAGTAATTGATACACCGACATCTAATGTGGGAACACCGTATGACACAACTGACCATATCAAACCAGAAATTACACATGATGGTCACAAGTATGTTCTTGTACCAAGTAAGACTGAAGGTATGGAAAATGGTAAAGTTGTTAAAGGTGAAACAGTTGTTACTTATATTTACCAAAAAGTAGGTAACTGGATTCCAGAAATCCCAGGTGTACCAAATGAAGAACGACCAGTAGTGCCTTATCCATTCGATCCAGAGAATCCAGATTCTCCAGTTGATCCGAATAAACCAGGCGTACCGCCGATTCCATTTGTACCAGGATATATTCCAAACGATCCAGACGGTAATCCATTGAAACCAGTGGATCCGAATGATCCAACTAAAGGATATATTCCACCAGTACCAACAAATCCGGGTGAAGATTTACATATTCCTTATGTACCGACTACACCGGAAGTACCTGAACAACCGGAAAAACCAGAAGTACCGAGTGAACCAAGTAAACCGGCTACTCCTGAACAACCAGGTAAAGATGAAGTTAAAAAATCTTCTGTTCTTCCAAATACAGGTGAGACTGATTCAGTATTACCTTGGAGTGCGGCTGCATTATCAATCCTAGCAGGTTTAGGTTTGGTAGCTCGTGGACGCAAAGAAGAAGAATAACATCATTTCGTAGTAATACGAATGCTAATCACTATTAGCACATTTCGAAAACGACATTTGAGTACTCGTTGCTCAAATGTCGTTTTTTTGAATATACAAAAAGGGCTAGGTAAAAGTCATTGACTTTTTACCTAGCCTTTTGTTGTGACTTTAGTCGGTCACGCACCGTAAGGTGAGTGACAAATAAACCACCCGCTATGCGGGTGCGCAACGACGGTTATACCAAAAAACTCCAAACGCGATACAATAGTGGTGTTCAAGCCAACTGTAAAGTGAAAGGAGAAAACGCATGGCACATAGTTTATCGCACACAAAGTGGATGTGTAAATACCACATTGTGTTTACCCCAAAGTATAGACGAAAAATCATCTATAATCAATGTCGCAGTAGTTTAGGAGAAATATTTCGACGATTATGTAGTTATAAAGGAGTCGAAATTATAGAAGGACATCTGATGCCGGACCATGTACATATGTTGGTCAGTATTCCACCAAGAATAAGCGTATCGAGTTTTATGGGATATTTAAAAGGTAAGAGTGCGTTAATGATGTTTGATAAACACGCAAATTTGAAATATAAATTTGGGAATCGACATTTTTGGGCAGAAGGATATTATGTGAGTACGGTGGGATTAAATGAAGCCACGATAAAGAAATATATTCAAGAGCAAGAGAAACATGATATAGCCTTGGATAAATTGAGTGTGAAGGAATATGAAAATCCCTTTAGGGATAGTGGTAAGTAATACAAACGCCTCTTTGAGAGGCGAGTGACGGGTCAAGAGCAATAAGGCTTGAACAAAGTGAAAGCCAGCGTCTTTAGGCGCTGGCTGGCTTTTTGGGCTTATAGCCCCTGTTCAAACCACCCGTTAGACGGGTGGTTATGATTGTTAGTTACAATTGAATCTGTGTCCATTTACCTAATTTAAAGCGATGACGGAGTAACGTAAAGCGAGATAATTGGTCAGCAAGTATTCCAGTCCAAATTCCATTCAATCCAAGATTGAAGAAATTAACTAATAATAGAGTTGCAGCGGTACGGATAATGGTGACTGAGATAATTCCAGACATTAATGTATAACGGACATCGCCACCAGCACGCAAACATCCACCATAAACAAGTTGCGAAATTTGTAAAAGTACAATAATCATAATAAAGTGTGTTGCTTTGGTAGCTTCAGTAATGAGTGTAGGATTGTCAAAGTAAAGTCCCATAATTTGATGACCGAATACGAATAGGAAAATTGAAAGTAAAATGGACATCACTAAACCAATTCTTTGACAAATATGTCCAAAGTTAATGGCTTCTTCATGATCGCCTTTTCCAAGTGCACGTCCTGATAAGGCAACGGCTGCTACTTGCATACCGTCACCAAATGAAAATCCTAAACTAAGTAGATTCATTCCAGCATTATAAATCGCAAACGAGTGAGTACCGAGTTTGGCAGCTGTAATTGCAGTTGTCACAAAACCAATTCGCATTGCTAAATTTTCAATTACCATTGTTGAGCCAATTTTGAAAATAGTTTTGACGGTTTCGAAACGCATTTTAACCCGATGTTCGATGATATATGGTATTTGAATTAAACTTTGCTTTTTAAATAGCGAACGAATACTCATCAGCATTGCTACCATACTACCGATGACGGTTGCTAAAGCAGCTCCTTGTATGCCTAATGATGGAAAACCATATTTGCCACCAATCAGTAAATAGTTAAAAATAATGTTAATGATCGAAGAAGTCAAATTAGTGACAAAGGCAATTTTCGTATTACCACTACCACGTTGGGCTGCATTGATGACCATTGCAATCACATTAAAGATTAGTCCACCCATAATGATTTGGTAGTACTGGACTGATGCCAGATGTGTTTCACTGTTACTACCTGCTAGCGTCATAATTGGATGTGCAAAGTAAAGTGCAATCGTTGTGATGATGACGCAAGCAATGAGTGCGAGTATCATGGCTGTAAAAAATACTTCATTAGCACCACGTTTATCTTCTTGACCACGACGTCTAGCGACAATCGTTGAAACGGAAATTGTAATTCCAAAAAAGAGCGTTAGCCCAATTAATTTCGGTTGAGTGGTTAGACCGACGGATGCTATTGCATAACTACCAAGTGAGCCAACCATCATTGTATCAATCATTCCTGCTAATGAAATAAAAAAACTTTCAAGTACAGAAGGCCAAGCCATTTGTAATGCCGTTTTATAATAATGTTTATCTTTCATAATTACCTACATTCCTTTTTATCTACCTATATGATAATACTATACAATGCAGAAAGCTAGTGATAAGACGAAATAATTAACATAATTAAGTAAATAGTGTGAGATATAGAAAGGTCTTTATAGGTGTCTGTCTACTGAACGTCTATATGCAACAAATTTAGGTAGATAAATGGCTTGACAATATATAGTTTCTTACTTAGTATGTAGGTAGGTGCAAAAGCCTTATTCGTTAAGGCAGCACTTGTATGAGATTAGAGCCTTATTCGTTAAGGAGCTTTGAGGCACATCTACGGGTGTGCCTAATTTAATTTTTGAGGGAAAATGTATGGATATAGAAAAAATGGGAATTTACTTGGTAGATTTCAAGGAGAATGTCGGTGCTGAATTTTCAGGAAAGCACTATGCAATTGTCATTACACCACAAAAAGATAACACTTTAGTTGTTGTTCCAATTACAAGCAAAAAGAGTGGGAAACGTTATCGCTATGGTTTGACATTGGATAATAGCAAATATTTAAAGAGTCCTAAATATCCAAAGGCATTTGCATTAGTCCGAAAAATTAGAGAAATTGATCGCAAACGAATTATTGGGTCAATGCGTTATAAATTAGATAGTGAAGATTCTGAGAAATTAATAAGTAAGATAGAAGAAATTTTATTAGATAAATAATGTAGGGAAGCACTCGTTAACACAAGTCTCTTAATAAATAGTTGGTTGGGTATCTGAGACACCTAACCAACTATTTATTTTACAAAGACAGGAGTTCATAGGGAATTGGTCAAGCGAAAGTGCTAGATGATGATTCCGTCATCTAGTTACAGACACTGGATCAAATTTTATATTGTTTCTAATTAGGTATTCTGTTATAAAAATGATATGATAGTTATAAGAGATTTATGTGCAATTTTCTCAAGTATTAATAAATTAAGGGGGATATTTTAATGGGGATTTTTGATTTGTTTAAACGAAAAAAGAATGTGAAAGTAGAACATGAGAATACACAACCTACACAGGTGACAGAAGATTTCGTAGGATTGAAGTTGTCAACCAATACATTGAATGTGATTGAGCCAACAAATGAGCAAATAAATCAAGCAGCTGAAGTGGCGATTAATGCGTTTGATGAGTTTGTATTATTAGAATGGCGTTCACAAGGGGGACAATTTGCATTTATACAAGGGATTGGTTTTGGGACAAGTTATCGCTTGGAATATGCACCAATCGGTTCTCAAGCAGGTTATGCCTATGTTGTTGAAGGTGTTTCGCTAGAAGACGCACAAAGCTATTTTTTTGAATTTGCTGAACAGCATAAGGTAAATTTTGATGCAAGCTGGCAATGGCAAGCAATCGTTTAGAACTTGAAAGGAGAAAGAGATGATAAAACAATTAGATAGACCACAAAATAGTCAAACGATAAGTACCCAGCAAAAGATAATTTGGACGGTATTATCTATTGGTATTGCTATTTTATGTTGGTGGTTTGCAAATTCTCAATTATTGTTGAATTTGACAACGTATATTGCACAAGAATTAGATAGTATGAAAGAAAATGTCGTCAAGCTAACAGCTATTTCAGCTGCGAGTTCGACTGCTTTGACACTTATTCCAGGTGATGTAGCGACACCATTAGCTGAAAATTTAGCTGATATTTCAGACTACTTAATTATTGTATTTATCGGACTATGGTTTCAAAAATATTTATTCTCGTCTATGGGATTATTAGTATTGAAGTTGATTATTCCAGTAGGATTAGCAGTTAATATTTACGGTTTATGGGTGCCGCAATCAGCTCCAGTATATATTATGGTACAACGTATTAGCCGAAAAATTATTTTATTCGGTGTAGCACTTTTCTGTGTCGTGCCGACGACTATTTTTATTACCAATCAAATTGAATCAACGTATAAAAATACAATTAATCGAACGATTGATGAGGCACAAGTGATTCAGAGTGAGGTCAACAAACAAGAAGAAACAAGTCAAAATGCGACGCAACAAGAAGAGCAGAGTACCGATATTGTAGGGCAACTATCGCACGCATTGAGTGGAGTGGTGGATTTTACGACAGGTTCTATTAGCAATGTCGCAACGGCTGTTACTGATTTGCCAAATAAAATGATTAAGACATTGAATAATTTAATTGATTCATTGGCTATCTTAATTGTGGTTAACTGCATTGCTCCAATTGCTATTTTTGTAATTTTAATGTGGTTAATGAATTTGATATTTGGCATAAATATTAAACCGACTGCTCATTCGATTGGCATTATGGGCAATTACACTCGTCAACGTCTGCAACAAAATGGTGCGTATGATGAGATAGACTAAAATAAAACAGGTAAAATGTCATTCGTATCGGAATGCTCATTTTACCTGTTTTTTTAATTAAATAATGGTAGTGCTTGTTCGATAAAAGTTTTTAAGCCGATACTGTACGCTGCGATTGATAATGGTTTTCCTAGCCAGATGATAAGCGAAAAAGTTTTCCAATTCATCTGAGTGGTTCCGGCTAAATAACATAAGAAATCGTCTGGTGCAATGGGAAAGAATATCGCTAAGGCAAAATACCAAGTGAAACGACTATCCTTACTGACCCAAGCATCGTATTTTTGAATCGTTTGTTGTGAAAAAAGCTGATGCAACGTAGGGCGACCATAATATTTTGCAATAGCAAATGCAATCATTGAGCCTAAACAAATACCGATATAATTCCACCAAAAGCCATCAAAAGCCCCAAATATGACGACACCAGCCACTGTAGAAATGCCACCTGGAATAATGGGAATGACTACTTGAATAATTTGTATAAAGATAAAAAGGAGTATACCAGCAAAGCCATATTGTTGGACGGTTTGATGTAACAATTCCACCGAAGTTAGCATACCTGATTGATAGAGCCAAATAGCAAGAATACCACAGACAAGCAGTCCAAATATGGAAATAATATGAAATACGGGCATTTTTACACTTTTTGAAGTCATCTGTCAAATCTCCCTTTTTGAAAAATTAAATCGTAACAGCAGTTCCGCTGCCAATTATCATCAGCATGCCATTATTCGCACCTAATACTTCATAATCAATACGCATGCCGACAATG contains:
- a CDS encoding MucBP domain-containing protein, whose translation is MFFKRKQRFSIRKYKIGVCSVLLGTSIVMGTNQASAEELVSTEPVLSTDNQVDDSSLEDTTTVSEESADLVQESNSVEEGTNVVVTPVIDETTESIATALHLVVHTKVTVVNATNLNAGEKAAVEALVRADNNLGESYQVIVANDGTVRVLENGVEVASLPCEEIIEVAVYTEEVSPEVTELEEEAMPTTNVVTAVTPNTVVPTEDVASTTDLEAVKAEKIRSVNTFTSLTPTVRGEYVSRLQQAVDVAALNIIAEEARRLQRRAAFPNQGEPLTTGTGFRVGETPATPTATEGRKVTPKVTVEGTNSALNVAPTLVANPFKVNLSFEGQELHKDDYFYIEGQDAPVELPRKIVITNPDTKEEVVIGTVERVGYESDYYRAQDSQDPTRFDLSASSDYMTKKIKYKVTFNENVEGLKDVKAEINRNANIQTVAVSKPHTAKFKVLVNDDVVVEKEYTQNPFNNGVQTNGGTSYAQKGPGDSKPYLRFNTMLYDFRPLGEPEDIAFSKEVENDAILTFNGEVGGLPNGFVAKIKAKDTNPNPYIWGDNLMLGTRLPVYYVPYDKDGKPQANSTDESVYVTPKDTYMIIEKISEDKKEATIRFFGDYSKPGFFINGTMHPDKEEAGKTSKFGVKLLNKEWSTANPGNSADLHHRKQIDDPDNPGKSITVDDPDKPGDAPGFHLLTFFDHNGNPINARANQTGGNYRYADSARFTALPVTASNPEIINKGTVIVNYVDTDGNKIEEPVTVVADRPVETNGVKAMYDTLGNISPEIKHNGVTYKPAPVNPETPYAVGTLGEKGNLVTSNKEGVIAANDPKGIAPSGDLMQGTHHVTYVYKAVKGNVDVYFVDEKGNTLSPKENDTTDGNIDAAYDTDDNHHKPEITVNGKVYAFKELSKTNIVDGKKIETDELNHIGGTTGNIKEGTTHVIKVYALKPGSVFVNYEDKTTGQPIAKKVTDTDNKPDGTEYDTYDRKPEKLEGTDGSTYYLAQSKPKDGSAPESGEVTAGVNKEVTYLYEKAGNVKVHYVNTQGEEIQAPVDDVVNGKPGSDYETADRKDQTITKGDVTYVFKQIQTGQPGNASEKGQIKAGETLHVTYVYDVPEKPVEKTGSVFVKFEDKMGNPIKDKDLQPNDENFVIDTDKKPVGEHYETFDNKPEKITTKDDKVYYLAQTEPKENSAPEKGEVTENDQTVTYVYEQAGSVVVRYVNEQGQLLKDKDVEDETNVKPGTQYNTSEQKDPTITKDNVEYVFKEIQTGQPGNEPENGVVQAGKTLVVTYVYAVKPAPEAPKDPQHATITYYDVTDKKDPTKINEDDKEQLGDVDKTNGVEGENSPYTTVKRLEDYLNKGYELVNDGVPSPITFDGKADTSEDDPSQKFEVTLKHKTTPITPDTPQPKPGTPINPNNPDGPKWPDLANELERTATRTIRYRYENTPDDDTMKVFPDVVQTVKFRRTATVDHVTGKVTYSDWKAIVDEAPAVISGSKEGHTHYNQADDTKVQKDVLAQTAMISKDGVISGLEDQKILYAPVTPEVPVPIKQHATITYKDVTDPANPTQLGDVDKESGVAGDKSDYTTNPEKKQKRVQDYLDKGYEVVDDNVPTPIIFDNEVDNSDEDPTQKYEVTLKHAIEPVDPDSPKDPNQPINPNNPEGPKWPVIDKANVEKTATRTIRYRYKDKPGINEEAVFDDIVQTVKFKRTANVDKVTGEIVGYGEWVPVDPTAPAVKSKDKVGYTFDKDAPAETAMISTDGVISGISDQLVLYAPVTAPEADKQYATITYYDVTDPENPVQIEGVDKTEGQAGDTSDYTTETRIKMYTDKGWELVSDGVPKPIVLDNKPDASQEKPSQQFIVTLKHKVTPVTPDTPDTPENPRPKPGDPVNPEDPRTPVWPNEVGDLVREATRTIRYRYEGKEGNDDEAVFKDDVQKVRFTRTVTMDHVTGTYTVSPWKAEVAEAPAVVSPEKAGYSHYYKANPNEKDAPKETAMISETGEITGLHDQLIVYVRGQYVPYIPQDPANPTDPEDPHNPTIPGEPGEELEKVPYDETPEDPKDDPRLPDVPGYIPVDPMDPTNPLPKDPGGYIPPTPTNPKETPVPYLPAGTVVVRYEDTEGNTIKDQITDTEKSLVGTPYDTTDDMNPKGELTKPTEITFNGDKYVLVPSKTRGEETGKVVKGETVVTYVYQKVGSWIPLIPGVPGKDRPEIPYPFDPEHPDSPIDPKKPNDPDKPNTPPVIPYVPGFEPKDPTDPSGNTPLIPVDPEDPKQGYVPPVPNEPGEDTFIPYVPVGAKVGSVIVHYVNTNGETIAKDRIDTPISPVGTDYDTTDSMNPENESTKPERIELEDGTVYVLVKTMGAETGKVVEGTTEVTYVYQKVGSWIPEIPGVPSKDRPKLPYPFDPENPDSPVDPTKPNDPNQPNTPPVIPYVPGYIPNDPEGNPLKPVDPEDPKQGYVPPVPNKPGEDTHIPYVPENPATPEKPDPMKPGNYVPYVPKDPENPNPKDPDPNYDLPKVPYDETPENPKDNPPLPYVPGHTPKDPDGNPLKPKDPNDPTQGYIPPTITNPEDPSEDTPVPYVPNGSYVPHIEDPDPNRPKDPDKVPYDETPEDPQDNPPLPYVPGYTPKDPDGNPLKPKDPNDPTQGYIPPTITNPEDPSEDTPVPYVPNGSYVPHIEDPDPNRPKDPNKVPYDETPEDPQDNPPLPYVPGYEPKDPNDPTGNTPLKPVDPNDPTKGYIPPTITEPNDPTKDTLVPYKPVGTVIVRYKDTDGNEIAEPVIDTPTSNVGTPYDTTDHIKPEITHDGHKYVLVPSKTEGMENGKVVKGETVVTYIYQKVGNWIPEIPGVPNEERPVVPYPFDPENPDSPVDPNKPGVPPIPFVPGYIPNDPDGNPLKPVDPNDPTKGYIPPVPTNPGEDLHIPYVPTTPEVPEQPEKPEVPSEPSKPATPEQPGKDEVKKSSVLPNTGETDSVLPWSAAALSILAGLGLVARGRKEEE